The stretch of DNA ataattaTATTCAAATGCAGTAGCGGCTCCTGACCAGTGTttgaattatgtcaaagctcATGGGGGGGGTTCCCTAGCTAAGAAACCCCCGGCCACCCCCCCCCCCAGTTGTTAGGGTCACTGTTTTTCACAAAGTTATATTTTATCCTGGAAcaacaatcatctgatcctggttttaataataaaaaattacccttaactTAACCCTTAACCATTTTTACCCCTAAAATTAGTGTGAAATGGTGGTGAGGCCAGAAATATTAAACTGATTGGACCTgggtgaaatagggtggacctcCATGCATGAATCCCCAATCACCCATAAGTAGGTTAGCCAAGATGGTCATTCCTTAACTCCCTAGACTCTTTGCCCTTTGCCAAGATGTCTGTTCCCAAATATCATAAACCTTGTGGTCTGGCCAAGATGACTGCTCATGAACTCTCTGTCCCAGCCAAAATGGCTGATACCAAGTTCCCTATTCTCCCTGTCCTGACCCTGGTCTCTAGTTACAACTTTTGCCACCGGCACCACCCTGGTCTTCAGATCCTTCCGGGTTCCTGTTGCAACTGGCACCCCCCTGGTCCCCAGTTGCTTTAGGGTTCCAGCCCTAAAGATTCCTAAAGGTTCTTACTGTCAATTAGGTGAAAATAATCCACACGCAGAAACATTGACTCGCAGGGACATGCACAGGAATTTTCAAACGAGTTCTCTAATAAAAACTCTACACACTCACAATCAGGTTCATTTGTACCACTCACAATGCCCACAGCTTGAAAAATCAGACTAACGTTACCATGCAGATGCAGACTGATGTGCAATTTGCTAACACAGAATTATATAGCATTGTCCGGAACTACGTTCACATAACGTAAAAGCTAGAGGGGCAGATTCAGATCTGCCCATATCGGTTTCTATTAGGTATTGCTGCAATTCCTTTTTTCACCacagatttacataaaaaatatgtgGGGCGCTATTGAGCTCGGGAGGGCAGAGGCAGCCTCAGCCCCTCTCAGCTTGATCATTGCATGAAGTAGTCAACCAAGCCTTGCGCTCAATTTCCAAACATATTCATCTCAGTTacaacttaaaatattttagaaaCTCCCAAAATGCTTGCAGAAAAATATTAGACACATTTACAAGTAAACAGTTTAGATTTGATTAAGTTCATGTAGAGTTCTATATTTAATTGAACTAATATTTTGGAATGGCACTGCCCCACTTTCCGATACAAGCAAGCCACGTCTGTTCaaatttatgtaaaatatatcTCAAATCTAACACAACAGTTTGCataaattgttttttaatttgagtTAAGAAACCTTCGGAAACTACGCTTGAATAACAAACAATATTGAGTTGGATGTACTTAGAAAATGTGTAAGTTATAAAAcaacaaattcataaaaaaaataggTTCAAACTTGTTCAAAACTCTTAAAAACATTCTAACATTCTTTATTTAATAACACGTGTCAGGTTGCAGCAGACAACCAGTCTTAGCATTTTAACCAAAATGCCTTCTAATTGAAACATCATGTAAGATAATGCTCAGTAACTCAAATCCAGTGTTAGGAAAGTTTCtacactttctacatgaactagttcagttcacagttcacaaattttaaaatgaactaattcagttcatagttcatatttcaaaatttggaactagttcacagttccaaaaatgaacaaatttaTAGTTCTTTTTCCCCATATacaaccacagacagcaattattttatcagttttaacactgaagctaaatgcgtcagatttcatcttcatatccaactttaaatccttatccaaccagggtttacatttgctttgactgtcttttaagttttgtatttgattgcacataccttgaaaggctagccggGTGCTTCAAGGGGGTTTccgggcgagaagcgctgcgaggcatcgcgtgtaggacaactcgcatgtgcacgttaaatagcgtgaggtTAGTCAGAGTCTATATccagaatatgcgttagcagcctatgttaatcctTAACcgtttaggacaaatatgatgttatttaatgttagtGAGCAGCGTCCAGTGCGTCACCTCCATGCTGctgacttcatagaacaaggtaGACATCAggccgtttttaggacagtgaaaacagtgctATACAGATTTCTACACAGGAAACATGAACATATGTTATATTGCGCATTGTAAACACAATTATAGCTTCAAAAACTCAGGaaaaatgggacctttaaaaAGCTGGATATAGAATGCACTGCATGTTGCAtgcttattttgtttaaaagcataaTTAATGCAAGTCAACATGTCATAATAACAAAGAACTATGCTTCNNNNNNNNNNNNNNNNNNNNNNNNNNNNNNNNNNNNNNNNNNNNNNNNNNNNNNNNNNNNNNNNNNNNNNNNNNNNNNNNNNNNNNNNNNNNNNNNNNNNNNNNNNNNNNNNNNNNNNNNNNNNNNNNNNNNNNNNNNNNNNNNNNNNNNNNNNNNNNNNNNNNNNNNNNNNNNNNNNNNNNNNNNNNNNNNNNNNNNNNTAACCACAACTCAACAGCAACAAGTTTGTGATGCAAGTGTGAATGTCTGCTGATCGATGGTTCCAGAAGACACCCGAATCACTGAACTATACTTAATGACAGAACTCGCACCATAGTTGGCTAACAAAGCTTTTGGAAAACGCGCCCCTTTAAGGCAAGCACTGTTACTGGTACAAGATTGCACATGTTACATCCCATCTCAGTCAATTTCAGGAAGTTTGAACCCAATAAATACTCTACGCAGTGCTTTACTGATACCTGAAAATTATCTCACCTGTGACACCTGAAAACTCACTGTAGGTAAATATTGCACATTTTATATAAGTCATTGTACTGTGATTTATTTGCATTAGGTGTGTGTGTACAGTCTCATCATGGGCCAGTCATTGATTGTCTATTTCTGCCGCAGGATAGAAGAATTAAATCTTTATAGTCCACAGCTATTAGAGTTCATGCCTCTCATTTACATTAAACAAGAATCACTATTGCTTTTATTCAGTGTGAAAGATGTGTTTAGATAGCACTGCAAACTTTACATTCATTTACTGAATTTTAAAACAGAGAGTCATTTTTGGTGACACTACTGATGGTGGTGCATAAGATTAAAGGGGTCAGGTTTTGCAAAATGTCTATATTAAGGATACCTAAAAACTGAAATCACAAACATTGTGGACAGAAATCAAAAGTCCTCATGAGGAAATGAGCTTATGAATAAAATTCCAAGTTTTTGttaaacaaattaagttaacAGTTGCAACCTGTTTTTAAGTTTTGCCAACTATATAAAAGTCAAAAACTAGtaagaaatttaaaaaaaaaatagttaaattTTATTAAACTTGACCGCAGCactgcagcattttttttatatgaccTTTTTCTCTTTTAATTGCTACAGGAAAAGCCAACTTCCAAAATGCTTATTAATCTCCTGAAAAACTCACATGGAGACAGTaagtaaaataacataaatatatttgtgtgtaagGGAAAATGTATGTTTAGATAAGAAGAGCTCTGCTAACGCCAAATCATCATTAATGAtaatattaaccgaatgctctcagcatgttcatcaaatactttcactttaaatctgcttaatccctgactcaggccattcagaaatattagtttgttggcagaatacAGTAAATACCATGCACATTGATTTTTGCACGTCGAGTCCTGTTAACTACTGTTTGCATTCTCTCAAGTAATTCAatactgtatattaatatataagaGTCATGTTAAGATAGTTTTAGATCAAGTATAGCATATGGTATAGATTTTATGGCCCAATAACATGTAGCCATCTTAGTATATAAACAGCTTTTATCTCATGtgtttttaagatgtttttaataattggGAGTTGACGCAGAACGGTGGAGATAAATGGCAAATTGAACCGACGCCATATGATGCAGTGGCTGCATACTTCTGCACCTCTCATGAGTAAGAGAAAATTATTCAGAATAGACAACAAtaataatgcataaatgtgagtTTATGATCATACTCTGGATGTCAATGTTAATTTTTGTACAATTGTCCAGGCCGTGTCTAAAAAAACAAGTGATTGATCTGGTGAAAAGCGGTTATGATGCTGCATATTTAGATTCTGCGCCTGAAGTGATTATGAGGGACTGGTGAGTCTTTATCATCTAATTCAGTATTGTCTTCTGAATCTTGTCTTATTTGTATAGCAGCTCATTTCTTTTGCATGTCTGTGTTTAGGTACAGCACTCGAGGTGACTGTGGAGGCGTTTATAGGCTTACTGTGTCACTGCTCAATGCAAAACGAGCTGTCATTGCTACATTTAAGCCGGATGATGTGACTGTGCCCCAGGGTACCAACTGGACAGAGGTAAAATGTGGACGGATGAATTGTTTACAATAAATCAAAAACTTGGTCAACTTTAATATCATGTTGGCTCATGTGGATAGTTTTAAGTTCATGGACACTGAATATAACCGCACTTTTATTTCTTCTTTCATAGGTGACACACACGTTTAAAGGTTATGGTCCTGGTCTACGCTTCATCTCTTTTGAACATGGTGGTCAAGACAATAAAAGTTGGAAAGGCTGGTATGGAGTCAGAGTCACTGGAAGTTCTGTCACCATACCCCCAAAACCCTAATGTGTAGTTAAATAAAGTTAATGATTGGTCAGCACTTTTCTTTTAACCATACTATAACTACAAATAATATTAAAGTAACATTACAGAATCTACACGGCTAAACTTTGCTGTAAAAGCAAAGCCTTTGCTTACTTTTTAAGATTTAAATGCATATTCATAAACTTATCTctgaatgaaaataaaaatgtgtgggGGAATAATTGAAATTATTTTCTGCTGTCAGCTTAATAAAGTCTCCCTGTGGTCCCATacggaaatgtaatatatgtgaatatatgaaatatccctatatgaaatatatggtaatataaagtagaaacatatatgtacatatatgtacaaccATATATGACACCTATTCGAAAATGGAACAATTTCATATATTGACATATATGTCTATCCCATACAAatatatgtctatgtgtgcaaaaaacatacatagacatatatgtcatctatataattatttatatatgtgacaTACATGACTTTACATATATGTCTAATATATGTTGCATACATATACTTATCAtatatcataaaataattaaatttgaaCCGTGGTTTTTAtctattttttgcatgtttcaGACTACAGGTAGGACGTACAACCCATTCACAcaacttaacacacaaacacaatttattatttgtaatgtacCTGATGAGTCCAGTCGGGCCTCGAACCCGGGTCCTCACGTTGAAAGTCGTCCGCGCTATCCACTGATCCACCCAGCAGTTGGATGGGAGGGGCTAACAGCTTAAGCTATTTGTGTGTTACTGAAGTAGGCGCTGTTTAGCTtgtattttacagtgttcgtttTATTATTccttctgtttttattttatgcaggGGTACACAGTGCAAATTTAACCCTTGTGCGTTGTTCAAATTTAatacatccactaaattaaacatctgtaaaaatgtatcagaatattttttcactttttttgcataaatttcTTAGTCAgttctgatcaaaactaccaaatttttacaaaaattccatgattttaactctttaattgccaagttcataagtggatttggggaaaatctaaatgacaaattttcaatacaaaaagtgattgtagactggatttttttaacctttttcgcagtcttgggcatgtcaaatataaagtaaaaacattggcttttgaTTAGGGGTGCAAcgggtcacaaaactcacggttcggatcacattacggattttgaggcacggatcggatcatttttcggatcagcaaaaaaaaaaagtatgggaaaattaagtaaggtctaaaatcattagttacagaaatcaaatgaataataacactgcatttattgtattaattaaatgtaattattatttttttaaagcttcagaagtgattttctctttgtcttgggttgtttgattaacattaatgacacagacttaagtaggtcaattgagcttactgtctctttaagaccaaaggtgcacagactgcatctctctgtttgtgcactaccgagtccccttaaacgagcgcacagacacagacaaaGGGTGAATTACAGACGGCGCAGCATTACAGTcgtcccacataaaaacgttacgttgtttttcattgctctattagccaaatgtattttaatacactacagtatgagagagagtagcccaactctctgaaatttaaacatcaagagttctgatctttgaaggatgattacgtctgactcgagctggaccggacgcatttaaccgcacgcgtgcgtttgtgcgtaaagtaaactgatcactttagcgccgttttgcagttaaactgtttaaaatcacttga from Paramisgurnus dabryanus chromosome 14, PD_genome_1.1, whole genome shotgun sequence encodes:
- the LOC135740684 gene encoding F-box only protein 2-like; translated protein: MLINLLKNSHGDNVFNNWELTQNGGDKWQIEPTPYDAVAAYFCTSHEPCLKKQVIDLVKSGYDAAYLDSAPEVIMRDWYSTRGDCGGVYRLTVSLLNAKRAVIATFKPDDVTVPQGTNWTEVTHTFKGYGPGLRFISFEHGGQDNKSWKGWYGVRVTGSSVTIPPKP